A single Primulina eburnea isolate SZY01 chromosome 11, ASM2296580v1, whole genome shotgun sequence DNA region contains:
- the LOC140806156 gene encoding F-box protein SKIP2-like, with protein MGQTASMQGYSPGSSNHILHPNFTLESRSDDSNPRPAVGVFVDPQHDHTFEIPDDCLAIIFQSLSSGDRKRCSMVCRRWLVVEGQSRSRLSLNAINEVSTHLPVMFTRFDSVTKLALRCDRKSVSINDDALTLISLRCRKLTRLKLRGCREISDQGMLALAQNCKYLRKFSCGSCMFGAKGMNALLDNSYSLEELSVKRLRGINDGFTAEMIGPGVAALSLKSITLKELYNGQCFGPLIIGSKSLKTLKILRCLGDWDTLLETITKRKNCLTEIHLERLQVSDLGLMAISKCPDLEILHLVKAPDCSNDGISAIAETCKLLRKLHIDGWRTNRIGDEGLISIAKNCVNLVELVLIGVNPSSVSLMAMASNCQKLERLALCGSETIGDPEISCIAAKCMALKKLCIKGCRVTDTGIEAFAFGCPNLVKIKVKKCKGVTSEVADWLRARRVSLAVNLDADEIEPEAMEVSASDGGSHGVVSPSIINVTVTSVGANVAAADIDTPSTSYGVRSSSRSRFSLLAGRALVASAFQRLSIGNSTNL; from the coding sequence ATGGGTCAAACCGCCTCCATGCAAGGCTATTCGCCTGGGAGTTCGAATCATATCCTTCACCCCAACTTTACCCTAGAGTCCCGCTCCGATGACTCGAATCCACGGCCCGCGGTGGGCGTCTTTGTAGATCCACAACACGATCACACGTTCGAGATTCCCGATGATTGCTTAGCTATAATCTTCCAGTCTTTGAGCTCCGGCGACAGGAAGCGTTGCTCCATGGTCTGCCGCCGCTGGCTCGTCGTTGAAGGACAGAGCCGTAGCCGCCTTTCCCTTAACGCCATAAACGAGGTTTCTACTCACCTCCCCGTGATGTTCACCCGGTTTGATTCGGTCACTAAGCTTGCCCTCCGCTGCGACCGCAAGTCCGTGAGCATAAACGACGATGCGTTGACGTTGATTTCCCTCCGATGCCGCAAACTCACCCGCCTCAAACTCCGCGGCTGCCGTGAGATCTCTGATCAGGGAATGTTGGCTTTGGCTCAAAATTGTAAGTATTTGCGTAAATTTTCTTGCGGATCGTGTATGTTTGGAGCCAAGGGCATGAACGCTCTGTTGGATAATTCATATTCGCTCGAGGAACTTTCCGTGAAACGTTTGCGGGGAATTAATGATGGATTTACTGCTGAGATGATTGGACCAGGGGTTGCAGCATTGTCGCTGAAGTCAATTACTCTCAAGGAGCTTTACAACGGTCAGTGTTTTGGGCCATTGATTATCGGATCAAAAAGTTTGAAAACATTGAAGATATTGAGGTGTTTGGGTGATTGGGATACGTTATTGGAAACTATTACTAAGAGGAAGAATTGTTTGACTGAGATACATTTGGAGAGGCTGCAAGTGAGTGATCTGGGGCTAATGGCTATTTCGAAGTGCCCGGATTTGGAGATCTTGCACCTTGTCAAGGCTCCTGACTGCTCGAACGATGGGATTTCGGCAATCGCGGAGACTTGTAAGCTTTTGAGGAAGCTACATATAGATGGGTGGAGGACGAACAGGATAGGCGATGAGGGTCTGATTTCGATTGCCAAGAATTGTGTGAATCTTGTGGAACTGGTTCTTATTGGGGTGAACCCGAGTTCCGTGAGTTTGATGGCTATGGCTTCAAATTGTCAAAAGTTGGAAAGATTGGCGCTTTGTGGAAGTGAAACGATAGGTGATCCCGAGATATCCTGTATTGCAGCTAAATgtatggcattgaagaagctatgCATAAAGGGTTGTCGTGTGACAGATACAGGGATCGAGGCCTTCGCTTTTGGGTGTCCCAATCTTGTGAAGATCAAAGTGAAGAAATGTAAGGGAGTAACGAGCGAAGTTGCAGACTGGCTGAGAGCCAGAAGGGTATCTCTGGCTGTGAATTTGGATGCAGATGAGATCGAACCTGAGGCCATGGAGGTGAGTGCTAGTGATGGAGGATCACACGGTGTAGTGTCCCCGTCGATAATCAATGTAACAGTAACTAGCGTTGGTGCAAATGTTGCTGCAGCAGATATTGATACCCCATCAACAAGCTACGGAGTTAGATCGTCCAGTAGGTCTAGGTTTAGCCTTCTAGCCGGAAGGGCTCTCGTTGCTAGTGCTTTTCAAAGGTTATCAATCGGTAATAGTACAAATTTATAG
- the LOC140806160 gene encoding uncharacterized protein At4g06744-like: MEMSEGSTLYLFLVINLVLRFGFQHVNATIPGSIHAQTAVLSGETFCPGCPQPPEPPPTVCPEQFPPPPPPSAVCPEPIPPPPPPPPPPLPQSPPPPPPPSPTTPRPPPSPKLPPTPPPPSPAPKPPRPPPLLQSPPPPSPCPPPPPPPSPAPKPPPPSKHSPPPPSPPPRPPPPSKHSPPPSSPSTIPGTPPYTPPIELQRALDVIQRFKATITYDPLGITDTWTGNRICIDSSTYKGFICDTTISDNKIRVALVNFNGFNFDGNPLELTNFLDGLTDLIVFHTNSNNFTGQVPSGISKISSLFELDLSNNELKGDFPKAVLTATNLTFLDLRFNKLTGELPPQVFTLDLDVLFLNNNQFVGNIPQNLGQTPVLYLTLANNNFQGPIPSSIGQTSNTLLEALLLNNKLSGCLPYEIGLLQKTILFDVSQNHLTGPIPQSFGCLEDMQYLNLSYNKFYGAVPESLCKLSDLFELTLKFNYFTQVGPECRRLINNKVLDIKMNCVLDLPEQRSAEECEAFFLKRNKCADQNSLNKVPCKIKYSALPEKSRPHRRLMAQPRTYTALQRY; encoded by the coding sequence ATGGAGATGAGTGAAGGATCTACTCTCTATCTATTTCTTGTTATAAATTTGGTCTTACGATTTGGATTTCAGCATGTTAATGCCACGATTCCGGGCAGCATACATGCACAAACTGCGGTGCTAAGCGGAGAAACTTTCTGCCCTGGTTGCCCTCAGCCACCGGAACCACCCCCTACTGTGTGCCCCGAACAATTTCCTCCCCCTCCGCCGCCATCCGCTGTGTGCCCTGAACCaattcctcctcctcctcctcctcctcctcctccactaCCACAATCACCTCCTCCACCACCGCCACCGTCTCCGACAACGCCTCGTCCTCCTCCCTCGCCGAAGCTGCCACCGACACCGCCGCCACCATCTCCGGCACCAAAGCCTCCTCGTCCTCCTCCACTACTACAATCACCTCCTCCACCTTCTCCTTGTCCCCCACCACCACCGCCACCATCTCCGGCACCAAAGCCGCCTCCTCCATCCAAGCACTCTCCACCCCCACCATCTCCGCCACCAAGGCCGCCTCCTCCATCCAAGCACTCTCCACCCCCATCATCACCGTCGACTATACCAGGAACACCACCTTACACTCCTCCCATTGAGCTCCAAAGAGCCTTAGATGTCATACAAAGATTCAAAGCCACGATAACGTACGACCCACTTGGAATTACTGATACGTGGACGGGCAACAGAATCTGTATAGACAGCTCCACCTACAAGGGCTTCATATGCGACACCACCATTAGCGACAACAAGATTAGAGTCGCTCTCGTAAACTTCAACGGCTTCAATTTCGACGGCAACCCACTGGAGCTCACAAATTTTCTCGACGGGTTGACAGATTTGATCGTCTTCCATACAAACTCCAACAACTTCACCGGCCAAGTACCCTCCGGGATCTCCAAGATCTCGTCTCTATTCGAACTCGATTTGAGTAACAACGAGCTCAAGGGAGACTTCCCAAAAGCAGTCCTAACCGCCACAAATCTTACATTCTTGGACCTCAGATTCAACAAACTCACAGGAGAACTCCCACCACAGGTATTCACATTAGACCTCGATGTTCTCTTCCTAAACAACAACCAATTCGTCGGAAACATACCACAGAACCTCGGCCAAACTCCTGTACTATATCTTACCTTAGCGAACAATAATTTCCAAGGCCCGATACCGAGCAGCATTGGCCAAACTTCGAACACATTGCTCGAAGCCCTGTTGCTAAACAACAAGCTTTCCGGTTGTCTTCCTTATGAGATTGGATTGCTGCAAAAAACCATTCTTTTCGACGTGAGCCAGAACCATCTCACAGGCCCGATTCCCCAGTCCTTCGGATGCCTGGAGGATATGCAGTATCTAAATTTATCTTACAATAAATTCTACGGTGCAGTTCCTGAATCTTTGTGCAAGCTTAGCGACCTCTTCGAGCTGACTTTGAAATTCAACTACTTCACACAAGTTGGACCCGAATGCAGGAGACTCATCAATAACAAAGTGCTTGATATCAAAATGAATTGCGTTTTGGATCTCCCAGAGCAGAGAAGCGCTGAAGAATGCGAAGCTTTCTTCTTGAAGCGCAACAAATGCGCGGATCAGAATTCCCTGAATAAAGTTCCATGCAAGATCAAATATTCCGCATTGCCGGAAAAATCGAGGCCGCACCGAAGATTGATGGCTCAACCCAGAACTTATACTGCTCTGCAGAGGTATTGA
- the LOC140806162 gene encoding SUMO-conjugating enzyme SCE1-like, which yields MIIALLSPTILVIKAQASVLTNAFSLYDPQSPSSNPAQKSARIFSSSLKKFCGYECVISCFGEIARGRLSEERKAWRKNHPHGFVAKPEMPSDGTVNLMVGQCIIPVHFSEDYPSKPPKCKFPQGYFRPNIYPSGTVCLSILKEDSGWG from the exons ATGATAATAGCACTACTTAGTCCCACCATTCTAGTAATCAAAGCTCAGGCGTCGGTTCTGACAAATGCCTTTTCTCTATATGATCCCCAGTCCCCAAGCTCAAATCCAGCGCAAAAATCTGCTCGTATCTTTTCTTCTAGTCTGAAGAAATTTTGTGGATATGAATGTGTAATCTCGTGTTTCGGAGAAATCGCGCGCGGACGGCTCTCTGAAGAACGAAAAGCCTGGCGCAAAAATCATCCTCAT GGTTTTGTGGCTAAACCGGAGATGCCGTCCGATGGTACAGTGAATTTGATGGTGGGGCAATGCATAATCCCAG TGCACTTCAGTGAAGATTATCCAAGCAAGCCaccaaaatgtaaatttccCCAAGGGTATTTTCGTCCTAATATATACCCATCTGGAACCGTTTGCCTCTCAATCCTAAAGGAGGATAGT GGGTGGGGATAA
- the LOC140804662 gene encoding ethylene-responsive transcription factor ERF011-like, translating into MEGSGVSEPGGASREVSRRKSDKPYKGIRMRKWGKWVAEIREPNKRSRIWLGSYCSPVAAARAYDTAVYYLRGPTAKMNFPDELSAVGLQDLSADSIRRVAAEVGARVDALQSGGKSEHATNHQPPRPSWFHDEIDLNKEPEPETETDDPSVEYW; encoded by the coding sequence ATGGAGGGTAGCGGCGTTTCTGAGCCTGGCGGCGCGAGCAGGGAGGTGAGCCGGAGGAAGAGCGACAAGCCATACAAGGGCATACGGATGCGGAAGTGGGGGAAGTGGGTGGCAGAGATAAGGGAGCCCAACAAGCGATCGAGGATTTGGCTAGGGTCTTACTGCTCCCCAGTGGCGGCGGCTCGGGCCTACGACACGGCTGTGTACTACCTCCGCGGGCCAACGGCAAAGATGAATTTCCCGGACGAGCTTTCCGCCGTCGGGCTGCAGGACCTCTCCGCCGACTCCATAAGGAGGGTGGCGGCGGAGGTCGGTGCTAGGGTGGACGCGCTGCAGAGCGGCGGAAAGAGTGAACATGCAACGAATCATCAGCCGCCGAGGCCTTCTTGGTTCCATGATGAGATTGATCTGAACAAGGAGCCGGAGCCCGAGACCGAGACCGATGACCCATCTGTTGAATATTGGTGA
- the LOC140806167 gene encoding CBS domain-containing protein CBSX1, chloroplastic-like isoform X1, with protein MTKMMSASLPESLFLSSLRPTSAACHLQLPCIFLYPLGRKLSPPTILLSVSDKISSSHGLVVAAGDSNLTAKVPTNGVYTVGDFMTKKEHLHVVKPTTTVNQALEILVENRVTGFPVIDDEWKLVGLVSDYDLLALDSVSGTGRSDTDMFPEVDSTWKIFNEIQKLLSKTNGKVVGDLMTTAPLVVREATNLDDAARLLLKTKYRRLPVVDGDGKLVGIITRGNVVRAALQVKQDEEKA; from the exons ATGACCAAGATGATGTCAGCTTCGCTGCCGGAATCTCTCTTCCTATCTTCACTCCGTCCCACCTCCGCCGCGTGCCACCTCCAGCTTCCCTGCATCTTCTTATACCCGCTTGGACGGAAACTATCGCCACCCACAATTCTTCTTTCAGTATCCGACAAAATTTCCAGCTCACACGGGCTCGTTGTGGCTGCCGGTGACTCCAATTTGACTGCCAAAGTT CCAACAAATGGGGTGTACACTGTGGGTGATTTCATGACAAAGAAAGAACATTTGCATGTTGTAAAGCCCACCACTACTGTCAATCAAG CTTTGGAAATTCTTGTCGAAAACAGGGTAACTGGTTTTCCAGTGATTGATGATGAGTGGAAGTTG GTTGGTCTTGTGTCGGACTATGATTTGTTAGCGCTGGACTCTGTCTCTG GTACTGGAAGATCGGATACAGACATGTTCCCTGAAGTTGACAGCACTTGGAAA ATATTCAATGAAATACAAAAGTTGCTTAGCAAAACCAACGGAAAAGTGGTCGGTGATTTGATGACAACAGCTCCGCTGGTGGTTCGTGAAGCCACCAATCTCGATGATGCTGCAAG GTTGCTACTCAAGACAAAATACCGCCGCCTTCCCGTCGTCGATGGGGATGGCAAGCTG GTCGGCATCATTACTCGAGGTAATGTTGTGAGAGCTGCTCTGCAAGTTAAACAAGATGAAGAAAAGGCATGA
- the LOC140806167 gene encoding CBS domain-containing protein CBSX1, chloroplastic-like isoform X2: MTKMMSASLPESLFLSSLRPTSAACHLQLPCIFLYPLGRKLSPPTILLSVSDKISSSHGLVVAAGDSNLTAKPTNGVYTVGDFMTKKEHLHVVKPTTTVNQALEILVENRVTGFPVIDDEWKLVGLVSDYDLLALDSVSGTGRSDTDMFPEVDSTWKIFNEIQKLLSKTNGKVVGDLMTTAPLVVREATNLDDAARLLLKTKYRRLPVVDGDGKLVGIITRGNVVRAALQVKQDEEKA; encoded by the exons ATGACCAAGATGATGTCAGCTTCGCTGCCGGAATCTCTCTTCCTATCTTCACTCCGTCCCACCTCCGCCGCGTGCCACCTCCAGCTTCCCTGCATCTTCTTATACCCGCTTGGACGGAAACTATCGCCACCCACAATTCTTCTTTCAGTATCCGACAAAATTTCCAGCTCACACGGGCTCGTTGTGGCTGCCGGTGACTCCAATTTGACTGCCAAA CCAACAAATGGGGTGTACACTGTGGGTGATTTCATGACAAAGAAAGAACATTTGCATGTTGTAAAGCCCACCACTACTGTCAATCAAG CTTTGGAAATTCTTGTCGAAAACAGGGTAACTGGTTTTCCAGTGATTGATGATGAGTGGAAGTTG GTTGGTCTTGTGTCGGACTATGATTTGTTAGCGCTGGACTCTGTCTCTG GTACTGGAAGATCGGATACAGACATGTTCCCTGAAGTTGACAGCACTTGGAAA ATATTCAATGAAATACAAAAGTTGCTTAGCAAAACCAACGGAAAAGTGGTCGGTGATTTGATGACAACAGCTCCGCTGGTGGTTCGTGAAGCCACCAATCTCGATGATGCTGCAAG GTTGCTACTCAAGACAAAATACCGCCGCCTTCCCGTCGTCGATGGGGATGGCAAGCTG GTCGGCATCATTACTCGAGGTAATGTTGTGAGAGCTGCTCTGCAAGTTAAACAAGATGAAGAAAAGGCATGA